Within the Echinicola sp. 20G genome, the region TTACCTTACCCAAATAGCCTTCTCTTGCCTCTTGATAAATCTCATCAATCAACAAATCCTGGTCGGCAAAAGACATGATTGGGATATAGTTATTTGGCGGAACAGTGTGCACCACCATGTAGTGGGACTGTTGGTCCCATCGCTCGTAACCCGCAATGGCTGACAGGCTGTGATCGCCAAAGTTTTTGCCATAATTGATTTGGAACTGGCCCACACGGTCCACTGTATTTCTCTTTCTTCTTTCTCTCCAAGGATTTTGATTGCCCCATTCCGGACGCGTTTCGTAAGTATCGGTATCCTCGTTATAAATGTACCCATCATAGGTATACTCAAACCCGTCAAAGTCCAAAGTCGTGTAGTTATAAGAATAGGTACCTTTCATGGAAAGCCCAAAATCGAATTCGTACTGTGCGTAGAAGTTTCCTTTAATACCTCTCCAGACTTCATCCACATAACCTGTCACATCTTTGGTGTAAGTAGCAGGGTTAACATTAATATTGTGGACATCTCCATTTACATAATTTGGATTGTCATTCGCATATGGTCGCTCTGTAGGCCACATGGTAAAAATACTTAAGAATGGATTGAAATAGTCATCCAAACCCGGAACCCCTACTTGCTCCCTATTTTCGATCCTACCGCTGATCTGTGTCCCTACCGTAAATCCATCTGCCAAGGTCATATCAATGTTAGACTGGAAATTTGTCCTTTGGAACAAATAGTCATCGATCAAAGCGTCTTGGTTCAGGTGAGACAAAGAGAAGTAGTATTTGGTATTCTCAGAACCACCGATAGCACTACCGTTTAGGGAGTACTGAGGCACATTGGGCTTCATGATGAAATCATAATAATCAAAGCTTTGATACCCCTTTTCAGTTCCCTGCTGCCATTTCTGCAGCTCATCCGGAGTGATACTTGGCGAACCTCCAAGGTTAACTTCAGACTCCGCATTGGCTCTTAAAAACTGATAGGCATTCGCTGGCTTCGGGTACCGGGTGAAGTTTTGCAAACCATAATAGCCTGACAAATTAATTTCGGCCTTCTGGTTAGTCTTTCCCTTTTTGGTGGTAACCAATACCACACCGTTGGCTGCCCGCATACCATAAATTGCGGCAGAAGCATCCTTCAAAACGGTGATGCTTTCAATATCACTTTGCCCAAGGTTGTTGAATTGCCCTGCGTCGGAAGGAATTCCATCAATCACGAACAATGGCTGTCCCATGTTTCGAATTTGGATAGAAGCACTGGAACCGGGTCTTGCATCACCTTGTCTCGCTGTTACCCCCTGAATCTTACCGACCAAGGCCTCAGAGGTTGTTACGGAAGGGGTCTTGATCAGGTCATCTGACTTAACCTCCCCTACTGCTCCAGTGATGGTCCCTTTTTTCTGAACACCATAACCTACTACTACCACTTCACCCAGATCACTAAGGTTCTCTACCATGGTAATGTTAAAGGTAGTTTGGTTGCCAACCATTACTTCTTGGGCCTGAAAACCCAAATAGGAGAAAACCAAAATATTGTCCGAGGAGGGTACATCCAACTGGAATTTACCATCCAAATCAGTTGCCACACCAATCGAAGTTCCTTTCACAATAACAGAAACACCTGGTATTGGCTCACCTTCTTCATCCTTTACAGTACCTGAAACTGTAACATCTGCATTTTCCCTTAAAGTAAGTTTTGATTTTGAAATGGCATTGTTGTCGACGACCGTCGACCCATAAGCTGGAATTTGCTGACATAAAAAAATGCTCAGCAAAAGAAACACAGCAAGATTTCTGTGTAAATCTTCATATTTCATATTAGAGGGGTTTATTGATAATTAATGCTAATGAATAAAATCACTCCCTGCCTACGCAGGTACCGACGCCAATTGCTAATTGAAAACACCTTAAAACCCTTATCTATATAGACTTATGAATTAAAGTGTAATAATTACACTAATTATTTTTTCGAATATTAGACAATATTCAGCATCAATGCAAAAAATAAATGTAAATTCTACACTACTAATTTAATTTAACCGCAAAAAACTTTTCTTGAAAACGAATTATAATTTTGAAAAAATAAAACTTTACGCCATCAAGACCAATTAAAAATTAATTTTAAATTAAAAACAAAACAATAAACTAAAAACCAATCATCCCCACATTTTACCGCAAACGATTGAAAAAATATAACATTACTCTTGATAAATAAAAAAGGAGCGAATTTTTCGCTCCTTTTCCATCAGTTAAAATAACTATTCAGAATAAATTTCTGCTGGCCATTTATCATTGCTGATATTAATGTCCGGGATTACTTTATCCGGGTCAATTTCGATGCTCTTAACCTCTTTATCGGTTTTGTACAAATGGTTCCACTTATTACCTCTTTGCCAGATCTCTACAGGAAGGGTAAACCTTTCTGTGCTATTATCTTCAAATGTCACTTCTATAACCACCGGCATCGGAATTCCACCTTTGCTTGACAGTGCCAACACGTAATTTCCTCCGTATGGATAAACACCATCTAATGACAAGTCAATATTTTCATTTCCATAGAACCAGCCTTTCCAGAACCAGTTCAAGTTCTCTCCAGCTACATTTTCCATGTGATTAAAGAAATCGGTTGGCTGAGGGTGCTTAAATGCCCAAGTGCTGATATATGATTTAAATGCATTGTCAAATCTTTCATGCCCCAAGATGTACTCCCTTAACATGATCAAACCAATACCTGGCTTCATGTAAGCGGTCATACCAAGATTATTGACATTTACCACATCAGGATAAGTATCAATTCCCTCTCTCGTTTCTCTATTGAAATAAGCGATATACTTTCTGGTTTGGTTCAAGTCTGAAGGATATTCTCCATCATTGAAAGCCAAAGTGCTGTAATGGTTGATAAAGGTGTTGAAACCTTCATCCATCCATGGGTACAATCTCTCATTGTTTCCTACAATCATCGGGAACCAGTTGTGGCCAAACTCATGGTCAGTCACACCCCAAAGAGACTCCCCTTTACTTTTGTATCCACAGAAGTTAAAGCCAGGATATTCCATTCCTCCAATATCAGCAGCTACGTTAGTCGCGGTTGCGTAAGGGAATTCGTACCACATTTCAGAGTAGTGCTCGATTGAAGCTTTGCTGTACTCTGTGGATCTTGTCCAAGCTTCAATGCCATCACTTTCCTTTGGATAAGCAGATTGAGCGAGAATGGTTTTTCCACTTGGCAAGTTGATTCTTGCAGCATCCCAAATAAACGCTTTGGAAGAAGCAAAGGCTACATCTCTTGAATTCTCAATTTTAAACTTCCAAGTCAAAGTACCGTCCTGCTTCAACCTTGTAGATGGGTCAGCAACTTCCTCTGGCTTCAAGATATAAACAGTAGTATCACTCTTCATGGCTTGATCCATCCTGTTCTGCATTTCCTTGGACATTACCTCAGACGGGTTCAACAGCTTACCAGAACCTACTACGATATGATCGGCTGGAGCAGTAACTGCATATTCAAAATCACCATATTCTAAATAGAACTCGCCTGCACCCAAATACGGTTCTGTATTCCATCCTTTTACATCATCAAAGACTGACATTCTTGGATACCATTGAGCCAAAGCATAGATAGTTCCTTCCTCCACGTCCAATCTCCCCATTCGATCCATTCCCTTTACAGGTATTTTAAAGCTGAAGTCCATTTTAATGGTAGCTTCACCACCTTTGGCAGGCAATGGCTCCGAAAAGAAAACCTGCATCCTGGTATCACTAACCAAATACTTATCAGAAGCAGCTCCTCTTTTACCAACAGTGGCAGACACATTGGTAAGTTCATAACCTCCATCTGTATCTCCATTGTATCGGTTACCTTGGATTGGCGTGGTCAATGTTCCTCTAGAGTCCTCAGTAAACCTATTTTGCTCAAGCTGCAACCAAACAAAGTCAAGTGCTTCAGGGCTATTGTTGGTATAGTGAATGGCTATGCTCCCTGTAATAGTATGCTCTTCGTCATCAAGGGTTACATTAATCTTGTAGTCAGCTCCATTCTGCCAATAGTTTGGTCCTGGTTTGCCAGTTGCTGATCGATAAATATTTCCTCTGCGGTAGGTAAAATCATTAAATTCTCCTTGGTTGTTTTCTTCTACCTGTTGTGCACCCGCAAAATGCACTAAAAACAGTCCTAAAAACAGGAAAGAAAGTTTCTCTAAAGTATATCTCATAACTCGAGTTTTGTATAATATTTCGCCAAATTTACATAAAGATTGATGAAGTAGAAACTGAATTATTTTAACGGTAACATTTGTATCATTCTTTCTCCTACTCATTCTCCTTTTTCAAATTGCCCAAATCATGACTCATCATTCATGACTTATTTTTTTTACACTTCATTATCAACCACTTAATCTCTCTTAATATATTTTTTTGAAAATAATATTTGCACCTAAAGTTTTTACACCTACCTTTGCAATCCAATTAAACGATAAAAGATCGTCAAAAAGGGAATTTAGCTCAGTTGGTTCAGAGCATCTGCCTTACAAGCAGAGGGTCGGGGGTTCGAATCCCTCAATTCCCACAAAAGTTTTTGAAGGCCGTTCAAAGACAAAAGTGGTTTAAAATTTATTGGGAATTTAGCTCAGTTGGTTCAGAGCATCTGCCTTACAAGCAGAGGGTCGGGGGTTCGAATCCCTCAATTCCCACTTTCAAAAAGCTAATCCAAATGGGTTAGCTTTTTTTGTTTTCCATGATTTTATCTTAAATGGACTATTTTTTCACAACTGGCTTTCCATTAAACACTTGTATCCAAATCTGCCAGAAAATTTTACATCAGAAATACCCAATCATCGCTTTCAGAAAAACCTAAGACGCAACTCAAACCATAAAGGAATTATGGATTATACCATATTTGAGAGTATAGGTATCAAGAGTAAATTAAGATGGCTTGATGGAACAAGCCTGGAACCTTACATTCAATAACAATCCGTTCTTATTTGGCCTTTTTTCTTAAAAAAATCCAAGCCAAGCTCGAGCTGTCTTTTACAAATTTCATCTAGAGTATTTTCTACGCTGGCTTGCATAGCAAGCGAACCACAAATCATAATCACACCTCCTTGATTCAATAGTTCGGAGACAATTACTTCATCACTATTGATTAGATCCATAACATATAGATTTGGACGGTTCTCCTCTCGTGAGTATGCAAAATTGCTCTTGGTAAGCCCACCTTCTTGCATTGAGATTTTGGCCAATTTTTCAATTTCCATGGCCATCTTAGTCCTTCTTCTAAAACCAGCAAATAAGAACATCGGTACTTTATTTATGTTTTGAGACATCATCCCTACAAAAGGAGCTATTCCTGTCCCATTACAAATCATAATGATTCCTGAAGCATCATTTGGTTGATGAAAACTTACATTGCTCAACACCTCACCTTTGAAACTATCTCCCGTTTGTAAGCTATAAAGAAAACTGGACGCCAGGCCGTTGGGAATTAGCTTTACCGCAAGCTGTATATTTCTGCCACGCTTTCCAATAGAATACATTCTGGGGGAGGCCTCATTATTGGGGTAAACAGCAATCAAATCTCCCGATTGAAATTTATTAAACCTAGCCCCACGTAGAGTAATGAGGAACGAATTATCATCTGGGTCAAAATGATTTTCCAACACCTGAAACCTTTTCCGTCTTTTAGCTTTCAGTTGATAATCCGTTATCGAAGTTGATAAATTTACATTTACCTCTTGCTTCCATAAAGCAACCCATGAGGAAAATTCTTTGGGGCTTTTGTCATTAACTTCATGAATACGAATGGTTCTATTGGACCAATTACACTCTTCCATGAGCGTATCAATATCATGTGCAAATCGGCAATATGCAGGATATGATTTGGAGCCAAAACCCACTACCGAAAATTTCACCCCCATATTTTGAGGATACTTTAAGATCAATTTCTTCAAATGGGTAGCACTTGATGGAGCTTCCCCCTGACCATGGGTAGATGTAAAAATAAGCAACTCCTGAACAGCTGGAAAATAATGATAATCATTGGCATCCATAATATAGGAATGCCTTTTGTCTGTCAGCAATTGCCTATGAATTGAATTGGCAAAAGCACGGGTGCTCCCATTTTCTGAGCCCACAAGAATAACTATTTCGGCTTCACTGATATTCACAGGATTTTTATACCTCACCTTTTTTCTATGATAAGCAATGACCGTCCCTGAATAAATAAAGTAAAGAATATTCAATGCTGAAAAACCCAAAACAATAGACCAAATTAAACTACCCCTGCCCGTATGCAAAAGCTGACTAATCCCTACCAGTTTTGTGCTTGTTGGGTAATCAACTTGCGATACTACCTCTCCTGTATATTGGTCAATTAAATACTCTCCATGTTGGAGCTCTAATTTGTAAAAGTCTTCAGGTTCCTCAGTAAAAGGAAACTCCAGCCGCACGAATTCCTCAATTGGCACTCGCTTAAAAAACTCAATTTCATCGGGTAAAGTCAGTATATTATCCTCTGACGCTGAAACAATGCTTTGATCATGTTCTATGACAGGCTGACCAAGCCAACCTATTCCACTCAAAAACAGGTAGGCCCCTGATGCTGCCACTATAAGCACAGGAGCCAAAGACCATTTTCCTAAAACTGTGTGTAAATATTGAGAAGTACTATCCCTGGCTACTTTTTTAAAAAAAGACATTGAACCAGATGACCGCTTCACAACTAAAGCAAAGCCACTGATAGCAATAAGTATAAGCAAGAAAGAGGTAAGCCCTATCAGCCACCTCCCTGTTTGATGGAGAAACAACGAACGGTGAAGAGCGGTTACCCAGGTGATAAAATTTGACTGAGGTACATAATCCTCCATCCTATCACCCGTAACTGGATCATAATAACTGGTAAATGAATTCCACTCCTCATCCAACCCAACCACTTGAAGGTTATGACTTTCATCCAATGAGATCACAGAAATAGCTGGTACATCATACTGGGCATTATTAATTAGGTTCAGTAATGTAAGCTTCTCCTTCCTGGAAATGGAAAAGTTTTCACTTTGATTGACCGCAGCATTGAAACCCAAAATAGCACCGGTTACAGATGCAATGATCAAAAATCCACTTGCGATAAGCGCCAGCATAAAATGCGCAGTTCTCCATAGTTGTCTCACCATCGCATCAACATCACTTAACCTGCAATATCCTGACAAATCGAATATATCCTTGACCATCAATTTGACCTGACATATCAGATTCGTTAAGTTTTACTTCAACATCTTTTTGGTGATATTGGTTGTTTTCAACAGCAGACTCAAAACGCAGCTTGTATCCTTTATTGATTACTTCTTCATTCAATTCAAAAGCTAAAACGGTCCTTGCACCCCCAGAAACTGATGCTCCTGTAATACCGTCAATCTTTTGACCTGATTTTTTATAAAAACCATACCACTTTTCTAACGTGTCATACCACTTAGTATCCTCTCCCAAAACAGAAAGTGTTTTGAGATAATTTCCCTCCGGTCCAATCAAAGAAACAGTGATATAGGCGCCTTCTCCAACATAATTGGTCATCTGAACAAGGCATTTATATTTAGTAGGAGAAGCAGCATGGCCTAAGATGGCCATGCATACAAAAATGACTCCCAGAAGAACCTTTTTCCAAATTTTCATAAATACTATTTTAGGAATTCAACGGATATTTCATTTTGCTTTAGCTGTTCATTTGAAGCAGCCATGGTATATGCTGTTTCATCAAAATCGGTAGCTATATCCTTTTTAGCTCCAATGGAAACTAAGTACTTGAGTGTTTTATCATCTTTAGAGACCATAGCTGCACGATGAAGCGCAGTCAAGCCTTCTTTATTGGTAGCATTGATATCTATATTCAAATCAGCTACTGCCTTGAGAATTTCCACATTATTTTTTTCAGCAAGCAAATGGTAAAGTGTATTACCGTCTTTATCAGGAACAGTCAAGTCCAGGCCACTGCTTTTCAAAACAGCTAACTTTTCCTTGAATTGTTCTACAGCCTCATCAGCGTTTCCTCGACCTCTGCCTCCCACTCGGAAAGATGCAGCTAGGCCATTTAGTAATGTATTACCTTCAGCATCACTGATATTTACGTCCGCACCATTTTCCAACAGGAATGAGACAGTCTGAGCTGTAGATCGCTGAACAGCAGCCATAAGAGGTGTAACACCCTCTTGGTTGGCCAAATTGATATCTTTGACACTTGGGTAAAGTAAAGTAACAACCTTAAAATCCCTGGAACCAGCTGCATTCAAAAATGGACTGTTTCCATCCTGATCGAGATTCGCACCATCTACTCCTTTTGAAAGATAAAAGGCAACCGCTTCGGACTGATCATTCTTTTTGGTGACCAGGTTCAAAAGATTCTCTCCTTTATCTGTCATTTGGTTGGGGGAAATCCCTAAGTCTTCAACCAAATACTTGTGCACATCTACGTTAGTGCTCGTTCTGTAAGTAGCTTGAGCCGCCATAATCAAGGCACGACCATCATATTTCACTCCTCTTTTCAGTAATTCTTTCAGAAGGTTAACATCTCCAGATCTAGCTGCTAGATTAAAGGCCGTATTACCTTCATCATCCACTTCTTGAACGGAGGCACCTTTAGAGATAAAATAGTCCGTCAGGCTGAGGTCTTTGTCATAGAGCACTGATATAAGCAATATTGTCTGGCCATCCTTGGCGGGATATCTCTCATTCACATCGACCCCATGTTTTAGAAATGCTTCAGCCAAAGGAACAGTCAGGTTTCCCTGAAAGCCCGCAAAAGTAAAAGCGGTATGACCATTGGCATCCAAGAAATCTGCTGGTGACCCTTTTTCCAAAAGGTACTCTGTTGCAGATACATGTCCGCTATTAGCAGAAAGATGGATGTAAATTCTACCTTCATGTAATTTTCTGGTCAAATCCACTCCGGGTTGATTGACCAGAAACTTGACCACTTCAATCGGCGCTTCATTGGAAACCGCAAATGCCAAAGGGTCATCTGCTCCTATTACTTCGGAATAACTAAAACCTTTATCCCATTCTTTTTTGACTTCATCCAAGGTTGGATGTCCTTGCCAAAATTCTCTGGTGACCAAGGCTTTATCTTGAGCAAAAGTACCGGTCCACAATCCTGCTGCCAGTACAAACGTAAAGAGTTTCTTCATGTTTATGTAAAGAGAAAAGACAATCCCGAAGGAAACTAAATAGGAAACCAGCAGAATTGTCTTAGGAGATTTAAATGAAAAATGATTAGTAAGTTAACTTGGCAAGACCACCTATGTCAGTAGCCGACTCTATTTCAATACCTTTTGTAGCAGCAGCAGTCACAGGATCGATCACATATACAAATGGATTGGCATCAGTAGTGACAATAGGAATATAAGCTTTATCATCTGCAGAAAACGGCCATCCCGGAGAACTTGCAATGTTTTCTATAGCTGGAAGACCTGTCACCCAATTGAAAGTTTGTGTTTCTACATTCACGATTCCATACTGGTATGCCGGAGTATTAGTGGTTGCTTCCAGTTCATTATAAAATTCCAAAAGGAAGTATTTACCAGTCACATGCCATACTTTTCGGAAAGCGTACCCCTCTGCTTTATCCTGAATATTAAAGTAATAGGACGCATCAAATTCATTTTCACCTTTGTTGATTCTTAATGCACCTCCTTTTTTGGTACCATCCAAAGGATTACCAAATACATAGGTATTGCCTTCATCATCGTTTACAATCAATGAATACCTAGCAGACCTAAACCTTCCATAACCAGCCCCAATTCTATTATCTTTCAGAACATGTTGAACATTAAGATCAACATCTATTTGCACCACATACACACTGTCAACATCTCCATCAGAGACTTCCAGTGCAGAATAAAAAGTTCCATCACCATGATCAGCCACACCTATAGGGGAGGTTTCCAAGCCATTTTCTACTAAGTTAAGCGTAGTCAACTGCTTAGCAGTAACAGTTCCATCAGTGGTAAGATCTAAGAAATAAAAATT harbors:
- a CDS encoding TonB-dependent receptor, which gives rise to MKYEDLHRNLAVFLLLSIFLCQQIPAYGSTVVDNNAISKSKLTLRENADVTVSGTVKDEEGEPIPGVSVIVKGTSIGVATDLDGKFQLDVPSSDNILVFSYLGFQAQEVMVGNQTTFNITMVENLSDLGEVVVVGYGVQKKGTITGAVGEVKSDDLIKTPSVTTSEALVGKIQGVTARQGDARPGSSASIQIRNMGQPLFVIDGIPSDAGQFNNLGQSDIESITVLKDASAAIYGMRAANGVVLVTTKKGKTNQKAEINLSGYYGLQNFTRYPKPANAYQFLRANAESEVNLGGSPSITPDELQKWQQGTEKGYQSFDYYDFIMKPNVPQYSLNGSAIGGSENTKYYFSLSHLNQDALIDDYLFQRTNFQSNIDMTLADGFTVGTQISGRIENREQVGVPGLDDYFNPFLSIFTMWPTERPYANDNPNYVNGDVHNINVNPATYTKDVTGYVDEVWRGIKGNFYAQYEFDFGLSMKGTYSYNYTTLDFDGFEYTYDGYIYNEDTDTYETRPEWGNQNPWRERRKRNTVDRVGQFQINYGKNFGDHSLSAIAGYERWDQQSHYMVVHTVPPNNYIPIMSFADQDLLIDEIYQEAREGYLGKVNYDYKEKYLLELLARYDGSFLFADGSRFGFFPGISAGWKISDESFMTNAKGKVLSDLKIRASYGQTGNDRFIGSNDFIVAPFSYYAGYNFIPTAGGSAVLNGSFVPGVDPRGLPITNLSWITNTNINFGLDAYLFNSKLFVQGDVFERRRTGLPAGRYDVLLPAEVGYTLPSENLESDAHRGMEGIVTYTGKAGQVDFSLSANGTISRLKVIERYKPRFGNSWNEYRTDQEGRWANINWGYQVVGRFESQEQIENYPVDIDGQGNRNVLPGDFIYDDVNGDGLINGMDERPIGYAEGSNPYVSFGLNGSASYKGFELYFSFAGASMQTFTRNWELRYPFQNNGTSPDFMFEDRWHREDLFNADSEWVQGTYPAIRRFGADHLYRHNTFWLTNVRYLRLRNLEIGYRVPKAFLNKYGINALRVYANGTNLFSIDNTKEFGVDPEIGAANGLVYPQQRLFNFGFSITL
- a CDS encoding M1 family metallopeptidase; translated protein: MRYTLEKLSFLFLGLFLVHFAGAQQVEENNQGEFNDFTYRRGNIYRSATGKPGPNYWQNGADYKINVTLDDEEHTITGSIAIHYTNNSPEALDFVWLQLEQNRFTEDSRGTLTTPIQGNRYNGDTDGGYELTNVSATVGKRGAASDKYLVSDTRMQVFFSEPLPAKGGEATIKMDFSFKIPVKGMDRMGRLDVEEGTIYALAQWYPRMSVFDDVKGWNTEPYLGAGEFYLEYGDFEYAVTAPADHIVVGSGKLLNPSEVMSKEMQNRMDQAMKSDTTVYILKPEEVADPSTRLKQDGTLTWKFKIENSRDVAFASSKAFIWDAARINLPSGKTILAQSAYPKESDGIEAWTRSTEYSKASIEHYSEMWYEFPYATATNVAADIGGMEYPGFNFCGYKSKGESLWGVTDHEFGHNWFPMIVGNNERLYPWMDEGFNTFINHYSTLAFNDGEYPSDLNQTRKYIAYFNRETREGIDTYPDVVNVNNLGMTAYMKPGIGLIMLREYILGHERFDNAFKSYISTWAFKHPQPTDFFNHMENVAGENLNWFWKGWFYGNENIDLSLDGVYPYGGNYVLALSSKGGIPMPVVIEVTFEDNSTERFTLPVEIWQRGNKWNHLYKTDKEVKSIEIDPDKVIPDINISNDKWPAEIYSE
- a CDS encoding PepSY domain-containing protein; translated protein: MVKDIFDLSGYCRLSDVDAMVRQLWRTAHFMLALIASGFLIIASVTGAILGFNAAVNQSENFSISRKEKLTLLNLINNAQYDVPAISVISLDESHNLQVVGLDEEWNSFTSYYDPVTGDRMEDYVPQSNFITWVTALHRSLFLHQTGRWLIGLTSFLLILIAISGFALVVKRSSGSMSFFKKVARDSTSQYLHTVLGKWSLAPVLIVAASGAYLFLSGIGWLGQPVIEHDQSIVSASEDNILTLPDEIEFFKRVPIEEFVRLEFPFTEEPEDFYKLELQHGEYLIDQYTGEVVSQVDYPTSTKLVGISQLLHTGRGSLIWSIVLGFSALNILYFIYSGTVIAYHRKKVRYKNPVNISEAEIVILVGSENGSTRAFANSIHRQLLTDKRHSYIMDANDYHYFPAVQELLIFTSTHGQGEAPSSATHLKKLILKYPQNMGVKFSVVGFGSKSYPAYCRFAHDIDTLMEECNWSNRTIRIHEVNDKSPKEFSSWVALWKQEVNVNLSTSITDYQLKAKRRKRFQVLENHFDPDDNSFLITLRGARFNKFQSGDLIAVYPNNEASPRMYSIGKRGRNIQLAVKLIPNGLASSFLYSLQTGDSFKGEVLSNVSFHQPNDASGIIMICNGTGIAPFVGMMSQNINKVPMFLFAGFRRRTKMAMEIEKLAKISMQEGGLTKSNFAYSREENRPNLYVMDLINSDEVIVSELLNQGGVIMICGSLAMQASVENTLDEICKRQLELGLDFFKKKGQIRTDCY
- a CDS encoding DUF2271 domain-containing protein — translated: MKIWKKVLLGVIFVCMAILGHAASPTKYKCLVQMTNYVGEGAYITVSLIGPEGNYLKTLSVLGEDTKWYDTLEKWYGFYKKSGQKIDGITGASVSGGARTVLAFELNEEVINKGYKLRFESAVENNQYHQKDVEVKLNESDMSGQIDGQGYIRFVRILQVK
- a CDS encoding ankyrin repeat domain-containing protein: MKKLFTFVLAAGLWTGTFAQDKALVTREFWQGHPTLDEVKKEWDKGFSYSEVIGADDPLAFAVSNEAPIEVVKFLVNQPGVDLTRKLHEGRIYIHLSANSGHVSATEYLLEKGSPADFLDANGHTAFTFAGFQGNLTVPLAEAFLKHGVDVNERYPAKDGQTILLISVLYDKDLSLTDYFISKGASVQEVDDEGNTAFNLAARSGDVNLLKELLKRGVKYDGRALIMAAQATYRTSTNVDVHKYLVEDLGISPNQMTDKGENLLNLVTKKNDQSEAVAFYLSKGVDGANLDQDGNSPFLNAAGSRDFKVVTLLYPSVKDINLANQEGVTPLMAAVQRSTAQTVSFLLENGADVNISDAEGNTLLNGLAASFRVGGRGRGNADEAVEQFKEKLAVLKSSGLDLTVPDKDGNTLYHLLAEKNNVEILKAVADLNIDINATNKEGLTALHRAAMVSKDDKTLKYLVSIGAKKDIATDFDETAYTMAASNEQLKQNEISVEFLK
- a CDS encoding DUF4374 domain-containing protein produces the protein MKTNLRLWKFCLSLAVIAFASCSEDDPEPSIPTEPEAQTKYFIAAEKSEGTYNLVVDGLSDGVTTTTANGIEDPNTYTHYAYNGTDAVIALSYRQGNPAVGRMWSLGEDGELSEVGAGFQMTHGFSSLGPFENYLVALRGGRTFADNSVGANFYFLDLTTDGTVTAKQLTTLNLVENGLETSPIGVADHGDGTFYSALEVSDGDVDSVYVVQIDVDLNVQHVLKDNRIGAGYGRFRSARYSLIVNDDEGNTYVFGNPLDGTKKGGALRINKGENEFDASYYFNIQDKAEGYAFRKVWHVTGKYFLLEFYNELEATTNTPAYQYGIVNVETQTFNWVTGLPAIENIASSPGWPFSADDKAYIPIVTTDANPFVYVIDPVTAAATKGIEIESATDIGGLAKLTY